In Ostrea edulis chromosome 10, xbOstEdul1.1, whole genome shotgun sequence, one genomic interval encodes:
- the LOC125665684 gene encoding uncharacterized protein LOC125665684 yields the protein MANFKKIKRFLYLLCFCVVASWYIVMKYYYDNVEITYHNMKSHLACVLPENLNPFDPGVMKFIWDVPSIKCADWPSLVYVDSKGQLQKNKTVMLSFASYSDLSCTYQIVTRGKGDMEISMEPEVTFTSGDFVPADFFYVVCKTPEGKVIYSNMHHNINNRHILKEEKLKKTSDEQMNVFIYGIDAVSRLHAERKLQKTMKYLKNDISAYIFEGYTKIGGNTFPNIAPLLTGKAVGELPNTTGFLDEFPFMWKKFSKKGYATFHAEDWPEISTFNSNLKGFNEQPVHHYIRPMFLAFDSVSFYKNKLDQAHMYLADKGIRLGSQGGLCFGNKPKFKIIIDYYKQFIERYGDNLQFALSWNNELCHDYLNNLQLGDNDIFQFVRWLHTTGRLNNSVFIFLSDHGYLMNEIQNTFVGRFEARMPLLAVSIPPILKTKYPHIHSNLLKNTKRLITVYDIHETLKNILQADFTIKNVSYTKLLPRGISLFHEIPKSRSCKDAHIPEHFCPCYSSQKVSVRDPTVQEIAIFITSRINDKFQHHHKCQELKLKEVNGASVVDSNLVKSRSRFTIRNLIYGSDIDDRLRKRYIITLTTIPGNAKFESTVEMAKNGHMTILDDVITRTNMYKNQSACIKERLLKPFCFCSNKKK from the coding sequence ATGGccaattttaaaaagattaaacGTTTCCTGTATCTTTTATGTTTCTGCGTCGTAGCGTCGTGGTATATAGTGATGAAATATTATTATGACAATGTGGAAATTACGTATCACAATATGAAATCTCATTTGGCTTGTGTTTTACCCGAGAACTTAAATCCCTTTGATCCTGGGGTTATGAAGTTCATATGGGATGTGCCGTCTATAAAATGTGCCGATTGGCCTTCCCTTGTTTATGTGGATTCCAAAGGCCAAttacagaaaaacaaaacagtCATGCTCAGTTTTGCTAGCTATAGTGATTTGTCGTGTACATATCAAATTGTGACACGTGGAAAGGGAGATATGGAAATAAGTATGGAACCGGAAGTGACGTTTACTTCAGGTGATTTTGTACCAGCTGATTTTTTTTACGTTGTTTGTAAAACTCCAGAAGGAAAAGTCATATACAGCAACATGCATCATAACATCAATAACAGACATATATTAAAAGAGGAGAAACTTAAGAAAACATCAGATGAGCAGATGAACGTCTTTATCTATGGAATTGACGCAGTTTCCCGTCTACACGCGGAAAGAAAACTACAAAAGACAATGAAATACCTTAAAAATGATATTAGTGCATACATATTCGAGGGGTATACCAAGATTGGGGGAAATACGTTTCCCAATATAGCCCCACTTCTAACAGGAAAAGCGGTGGGTGAACTACCAAACACGACGGGTTTTCTCGATGAATTTCCTTTCATGTggaaaaaattctcaaaaaagGGTTATGCTACATTCCATGCAGAGGACTGGCCGGAAATTTCAACATTCAATTCTAACTTAAAAGGGTTCAATGAGCAGCCTGTTCACCACTACATTCGACCGATGTTCCTTGCATTCGACAGTGTgtctttttacaaaaataaattagaTCAGGCACATATGTACCTGGCCGATAAAGGGATCCGACTAGGGAGTCAAGGGGGTCTTTGCTTTGGGAATAAGCCCAAGTTCAAAATTATCATTGACTATTACAAACAGTTTATTGAGCGATATGGTGATAACCTTCAGTTTGCTCTCAGTTGGAATAACGAACTCTGCCATGATTACCTTAATAATCTGCAACTTGGagataatgatatttttcaatttgttcGCTGGCTTCACACAACAGGTAGATTAAATAACTcggtttttatattccttaGCGACCATGGTTACTTAATGAACGAGATTCAAAATACTTTCGTGGGCAGATTCGAGGCGCGGATGCCTCTTTTGGCTGTGTCCATACCGCCGATACTGAAAACTAAATACCCTCACATACACTCAAACTTATTAAAAAACACAAAGCGATTAATCACCGTGTATGATATTCATGAaacactgaaaaatattttgcaagCTGATTTTACAATTAAAAACGTGAGCTACACGAAACTTTTACCTCGCGGAATCAGTCTATTTCACGAAATTCCCAAATCTAGATCTTGTAAAGACGCGCATATTCCGGAACATTTTTGTCCTTGTTATTCGTCTCAAAAAGTATCAGTCAGGGATCCAACAGTTCAAGAAATTGCCATCTTCATTACTTCTAGAATCAATGACAAATTTCAGCACCACCACAAGTGCCAAGAGTTGAAATTGAAAGAAGTCAATGGCGCATCAGTGGTAGACTCAAATCTCGTTAAATCTCGTTCAAGATTTACAATACGCAATCTTATATACGGATCAGACATTGATGACAGACTTCGGAAGCGGTATATCATAACTTTAACAACAATCCCAGGGAACGCAAAATTCGAGTCGACGGTGGAAATGGCAAAGAATGGTCACATGACGATTCTAGATGACGTCATAACAAGAACAAACATGTATAAGAACCAATCAGCATGCATAAAGGAGAGGTTACTAAAGCCATTCTGTTTTtgttctaataaaaaaaaatag